In Anaerotignum faecicola, the following are encoded in one genomic region:
- a CDS encoding TetR/AcrR family transcriptional regulator translates to MARKTYSKQEREQIRDTLLNTVIQCILDRGLIHSSIDVLCKKVGISKTFFYTFFSSKEELVLEALRYQQPKLLQYAKQLMKDPALSWREGVRTFLETCAYSEKNGVAVLSVEEEQEVYRCLSRENFQTFREDQTKLFRDLLVVFGLPVDSIDPQLFGNLSLAMMMVYKAIPDTMPFLFPDAAEDMVAFQINALLDEMQRAKEKTNRAKEYERK, encoded by the coding sequence ATGGCGCGAAAAACCTATTCCAAACAGGAACGGGAGCAAATACGCGACACACTGCTGAACACGGTAATCCAGTGCATTTTGGACAGGGGGCTTATCCATAGCAGTATTGACGTCCTATGCAAAAAAGTAGGCATCTCCAAGACCTTTTTCTACACCTTTTTTTCCTCTAAGGAAGAACTGGTATTGGAGGCGCTTCGGTATCAGCAGCCCAAACTGCTGCAATATGCCAAGCAGTTGATGAAAGATCCTGCTCTCAGTTGGCGGGAAGGCGTTCGAACCTTTTTAGAAACCTGCGCTTACAGTGAGAAAAATGGAGTCGCCGTGTTGTCTGTTGAAGAAGAACAAGAAGTTTACCGCTGTCTCTCACGAGAAAATTTCCAGACCTTTCGTGAAGATCAAACCAAATTATTCCGCGATTTGCTTGTAGTTTTTGGCCTTCCTGTAGACAGTATAGACCCCCAGTTGTTTGGAAACCTATCACTGGCTATGATGATGGTCTACAAGGCAATTCCAGATACCATGCCCTTCCTTTTTCCGGATGCGGCAGAGGATATGGTAGCGTTTCAAATCAATGCCCTGCTGGATGAAATGCAGAGGGCAAAAGAAAAAACAAACAGAGCGAAAGAATATGAACGGAAATGA
- a CDS encoding suppressor of fused domain protein — translation MNLLEQCRKWDENDEFQKIVDTLEAMPAGERTPEMDSELARAYNSLAQTENRELFEKAIALLKPHEEYFKGDHCWNYRMGYSYYYMDQEGLALRYFEQALEARPGDKDTQELIDDCRRRLALPRFEKNFRERTEEAWAAFSQIEVELREIIDNDKLRERGKEIMEKCGKALELAITAPSFELGFDGVKYELILSAEGSRSGLFPLVYFRRHAPASVLEHWNILVGRRSEGDFSLRIGDIEVRAEDVQVWTEPIEDDRVALTLFCEKLLPILHTDENKVWWLLSTLIDQMLGEVNAIALIGKLDVAEHPKERESFALCTLRMTLQDMGYRFWDDAQDYLENSYIAYELKPLKDPEADWRLDVYTGASRLPILINEYINAESGVMDEYHKDGITAGFLCYPVDGFEGENRAEQLLKFRDALKEAIQEYAGDDAVTFLGGATGLYYGYLDFIAWDLPIILDTARDFFAETDLTWGGFHVFRRNLGAVRLWEQEKEPEVNPETGSLLSKQDIETLDSFDDGVSGYFGQMLGWLDDFIKQGVQERKFTQHQAQQDLQIALWYSFACNNLDEYRFYYKAAQWMKHSEKNAKGCSMWYYRYSVALMYCGQLEEALNYAEKGIQEEPDYPWIWLQAGKLRSHFGDKVGALDAVAHGLDLEPGDYEFLTLKKEIEEGAPLEQMEYHWINPDADQNLQQGLDEDADDKQRSISCITVNKEGLEGFWEIFEPKPEQYMPNAPFTQFPYTVNDHTVELVFQMNEGGMSKLHKAWLKQLKAWLQDELWLERKHPDGRPACLDAALVGLDYRIGLLYKLTETDEYFQIFLNPDGTEVDDAFWSSAESNEPELYTDDEMSAIEQHINRTFGEFDYVFHELVSPDIHVDICMVPPAEERNYCTLVTMGMGAHLMNVPEELSDYRLERAELAIALPPEWKLDKESMNDERWYWPVRLLKDMARLPILSDTWLGWGHTMDNQKPFSEDTGLCAAILVGLQNVKDDCCFCPLPDGSEVNFYQVIPLYRQELEYKLEHDAGALIEQMEDVDFVVYPNRPNSMDSSK, via the coding sequence ATGAATTTGCTGGAACAATGCCGAAAATGGGATGAAAACGATGAGTTTCAAAAGATCGTCGACACATTGGAGGCCATGCCCGCCGGAGAGCGCACTCCGGAAATGGACAGCGAGCTGGCAAGAGCCTACAACAGTCTTGCACAGACGGAAAACCGAGAACTGTTTGAAAAAGCTATCGCTTTGCTGAAGCCCCACGAAGAATATTTCAAAGGGGATCATTGTTGGAACTACCGTATGGGTTATTCCTATTATTATATGGATCAAGAGGGGTTGGCTCTGCGGTATTTTGAACAGGCATTAGAAGCCCGCCCCGGCGACAAGGACACCCAGGAACTCATCGACGACTGCCGCCGCCGTCTTGCCCTTCCCCGGTTTGAGAAGAACTTCCGGGAAAGAACAGAGGAAGCTTGGGCCGCCTTTTCTCAAATCGAAGTTGAGCTGAGGGAAATTATTGATAATGATAAACTTCGTGAACGCGGCAAGGAAATAATGGAAAAATGCGGCAAAGCGTTGGAACTTGCTATTACCGCCCCATCCTTTGAGCTGGGCTTCGACGGGGTGAAATATGAGTTAATCCTCAGCGCCGAGGGCAGTCGATCCGGCCTGTTCCCACTGGTTTACTTCCGGCGTCATGCACCGGCATCTGTGCTGGAGCATTGGAATATTCTGGTTGGCCGTCGCAGCGAAGGCGACTTCTCTCTCCGGATCGGGGACATTGAAGTGCGCGCGGAGGATGTACAGGTCTGGACAGAACCTATAGAAGATGATCGGGTGGCCCTGACACTTTTCTGTGAAAAACTGTTGCCCATACTGCATACAGACGAGAACAAGGTCTGGTGGCTCCTCTCCACCCTCATCGACCAAATGTTGGGTGAAGTCAACGCCATCGCTCTTATCGGCAAATTGGATGTTGCGGAGCATCCCAAGGAAAGAGAGTCCTTTGCACTGTGCACCCTGCGTATGACTCTTCAGGATATGGGATACAGATTTTGGGACGATGCTCAGGACTATCTAGAAAATAGTTATATCGCCTATGAGCTCAAGCCGTTAAAGGATCCGGAAGCTGACTGGCGGTTGGATGTTTACACCGGAGCCAGCCGTCTGCCGATCCTTATCAACGAGTACATAAACGCTGAGAGCGGCGTGATGGACGAGTACCATAAGGATGGCATTACGGCTGGCTTTCTGTGCTATCCGGTAGACGGGTTTGAAGGTGAAAACCGAGCTGAACAGCTCCTGAAATTCCGGGACGCCTTGAAGGAAGCTATTCAGGAATACGCCGGAGATGACGCCGTAACTTTCCTAGGCGGCGCTACAGGATTGTACTATGGCTATCTGGACTTCATCGCCTGGGATCTGCCTATTATTCTGGATACGGCCCGGGATTTCTTCGCCGAAACCGATTTAACTTGGGGCGGCTTCCATGTTTTCCGACGGAATCTTGGGGCAGTTCGCCTGTGGGAACAGGAAAAAGAGCCGGAAGTCAACCCGGAAACCGGCTCCCTTCTATCTAAGCAGGATATTGAAACGCTGGATTCCTTTGACGATGGTGTGTCGGGCTACTTTGGGCAGATGCTCGGCTGGTTGGATGACTTTATCAAACAAGGTGTGCAGGAAAGGAAATTTACTCAACATCAAGCGCAACAGGACCTTCAAATCGCTCTGTGGTATTCTTTCGCCTGCAACAACCTAGACGAATACCGATTTTACTACAAGGCGGCCCAGTGGATGAAACATTCGGAAAAAAACGCCAAAGGCTGTTCTATGTGGTACTACCGCTATTCGGTAGCTTTAATGTACTGTGGGCAGCTGGAAGAAGCGCTTAACTATGCAGAAAAAGGTATTCAAGAGGAACCGGACTACCCATGGATCTGGCTGCAGGCAGGCAAACTTCGCAGCCACTTCGGCGACAAAGTCGGCGCCCTTGATGCAGTAGCCCATGGTCTTGACCTGGAGCCCGGCGATTATGAGTTCCTTACTTTGAAAAAGGAAATTGAGGAGGGCGCGCCGTTGGAACAGATGGAATATCATTGGATCAACCCCGATGCCGATCAAAATCTCCAGCAAGGATTGGATGAAGACGCAGATGATAAACAGCGCTCCATCTCTTGCATAACAGTCAATAAAGAAGGGCTGGAAGGCTTCTGGGAAATCTTTGAGCCAAAACCGGAACAGTACATGCCTAACGCTCCGTTTACCCAATTCCCATATACAGTAAACGACCATACTGTTGAACTGGTATTTCAGATGAATGAAGGCGGAATGTCCAAACTGCATAAGGCTTGGCTGAAACAACTGAAGGCTTGGCTTCAGGATGAATTGTGGTTGGAACGGAAACACCCGGACGGCAGACCGGCTTGCTTGGACGCGGCGCTGGTGGGACTGGATTACCGCATCGGCCTGCTTTACAAGTTGACGGAAACAGATGAATACTTCCAGATTTTTCTCAATCCAGATGGAACAGAGGTTGATGATGCCTTCTGGTCCTCAGCAGAAAGCAATGAACCGGAACTTTATACCGATGATGAAATGTCTGCAATAGAGCAGCATATCAATAGAACATTTGGAGAATTTGACTATGTGTTCCACGAGCTGGTTTCTCCCGACATTCATGTGGACATATGTATGGTGCCGCCTGCCGAGGAGCGGAATTACTGCACATTGGTAACCATGGGAATGGGAGCCCACCTAATGAATGTACCGGAGGAATTATCAGACTACCGCTTGGAGCGTGCAGAACTGGCCATCGCCCTGCCGCCGGAGTGGAAATTGGACAAGGAGTCCATGAATGACGAGCGGTGGTACTGGCCGGTTCGTCTGCTGAAAGATATGGCACGTTTACCCATCCTGTCGGATACTTGGCTTGGCTGGGGGCATACTATGGATAACCAAAAGCCCTTCTCGGAGGATACGGGGCTTTGCGCCGCGATTTTAGTTGGGCTTCAAAACGTCAAAGATGACTGTTGTTTCTGCCCGCTCCCCGACGGTTCGGAGGTCAATTTCTACCAGGTAATCCCTCTGTACCGTCAGGAGCTGGAGTATAAATTGGAACATGACGCCGGCGCCTTGATTGAGCAAATGGAGGATGTCGATTTTGTAGTGTATCCGAACCGACCAAACAGTATGGATAGCAGTAAATAA
- a CDS encoding DUF4241 domain-containing protein, translating into MPTKEWINQYKSIKDKLACKIDLDAYFIEKSIGNTAVDVLDIGTACFPTGIVFACDPFVELENARPYLQTIPSGTYPVRICVVPSEQYGDRYACIKVAVSDQKPVRYELGMVGNEDLSEELEDGEYFGFGVDTGIGCIADIQTQKAFQTYWSKRLADDNDIDPYNDLFCDLLEENAKAHPKYQRDGGDWLNWTVADTDCNLPIFASGWGDGVYPVYFGYDAEDTVCGVYVHFIDIEESYNK; encoded by the coding sequence ATGCCTACAAAAGAATGGATAAACCAATATAAATCAATTAAGGACAAACTGGCCTGCAAAATTGACCTGGACGCCTATTTTATAGAAAAGAGCATCGGTAATACGGCAGTGGATGTGCTGGACATAGGCACAGCCTGCTTCCCCACAGGGATAGTCTTTGCCTGCGACCCGTTTGTTGAACTGGAAAATGCAAGGCCTTATCTCCAGACTATCCCCTCCGGAACCTACCCGGTTAGAATCTGTGTAGTACCCAGCGAACAATACGGAGACCGCTACGCCTGCATCAAGGTAGCAGTCAGCGATCAGAAACCGGTTCGGTACGAGCTTGGTATGGTTGGAAACGAGGATCTGAGCGAGGAGTTGGAGGACGGCGAATACTTCGGCTTTGGTGTTGATACCGGTATAGGATGTATTGCAGACATTCAAACACAGAAAGCCTTTCAAACATACTGGAGCAAGCGGCTGGCTGACGACAATGATATCGACCCTTACAACGACCTCTTCTGTGATTTATTGGAAGAAAACGCCAAAGCGCACCCTAAATATCAAAGAGATGGCGGCGATTGGCTCAACTGGACAGTAGCGGATACAGACTGCAACCTTCCTATTTTTGCCTCTGGCTGGGGTGACGGAGTTTATCCGGTCTATTTCGGCTATGACGCTGAGGATACGGTCTGTGGGGTATATGTCCACTTCATTGATATTGAAGAAAGTTACAATAAGTAA